One Natronomonas gomsonensis genomic window, TTGGAGAACCACATCGAAATCGTCCGTCTCATCGCCGACGAGAACAAACGGCAGGCCATCGAGACGTTCGAACCGAAAGACAAGAAGAACCAGGACGAAACCGAGTTGACCGGGGACGTCAACTACTCGAAAATCGCCGTCTACGGCGAGTCCGACCCCCGTGCCTTCGACTACTCGGGGGCGTTCTGTAACGCCAACCGCGGCATCTTCTCCGGGGAGGAGTTGCTCAAACTCCAGCGGGAGTTCCTCTATGATTTCCTGCACGCCACACAGGAACAGACCATCAAGCCGAAGAACAACCCCCGAATCGACATCGACCAGGTCATCGTCGGTCGGACGAACATGCCCGAGTACCGCGACAAGAAGGGCGACGAGAAGATGGAGGCGTTCAACGACCGGACGAAGCGAATCGACTTCCCCTACGTCCTCCAGTACGAGGAGGAGGCGAAAATCTACCGCAAGATGCTGAAGAACGCCGACGTGCCCGATATGCACGTCGAGCCACACACCTTGGAGATGGCGGGGTTGTTCGGCGTCCTCACCCGCATCGAGGAACCCGACGGCGGCACCGTCTCGGTCGTCCAGAAGGCGAAAGCCTACAACGGCGAAATCGACGAAGCCGAGGACATCGACGTGAAGAAACTGCGGGACGAGGCCGAAAACGTCGCCGACATCGGCGAGGGGATGGACGGCGTCTCGCCGCGGTTCATCGGCGACGAAATCGCCGAGGCGCTGATGGACTCGATGCACAGAAATCGGATGTTCCTCTCGCCGTTGACGACGTTCAACCACTTAGAGGAGAACCTCGAAAACCACGGCTCCATCCCTGCGGAGAACTTCGAGACCTACTACCGCTATCTCGAAGTGGTGCGCGAGGAGTACAAAGAACGCGCCATCGAGGACGTCCGACACGCCCTGGCCTACGACTTAGACGAAATCCAGCGGCAGGGCGAGAAGTACATGGACCACGTGATGGCCTACATCGACGACGACACCGTCGAAGACGAAATCACGGGCCGTGAGCAGGAACCAGACGAGAAGTTCCTGCGGGACGTCGAGGAGAAACTCAACGTCCCCGAGGACCGCAAGGACGACTTCCGACAGGAAGTCTCCAACTGGGTCTCCCGGCGCGCCCGTGAGGGTGACACGTTCAATCCGCAGGACAACGACCGCCTCCGCCGTGCGCTGGAGCGAAAACTCTGGGAGGACAAGAAACACAACATCAACTTCTCGGCGCTGGTCTCCAGCGGCGACTTAGACGACGAGGAGCGCAACGCCTGGGTCGACGCCCTCGAAGAACAGGGGTACAGCACCGAGGGCGCAAAGGAAGTCCTCGAGTTCGCCGGCGCGGAGGTGGCCAAAGCCGAGATGGAAGGCGAGGAATGACCGGACGGGAGTACATCGACCGC contains:
- a CDS encoding PrkA family serine protein kinase; the encoded protein is MSDMETLEELSKEYRSSIPSDLRETRSFDWYLEELYDSPKIARNAHQRVADMFDYYGTSYDEDAGVVEYELASEDPLGNGENTFYGRVIHEAIHEFVNKVKSGARGLGPEKRIKLLLGPVGSGKSDFDRQVRQYYEDYTTREEGRLYTFRWTGLCDVLRDQDPADDVVRSPMNQDPVVLLPLEQREGVIEDVNDRLDAPYTIRNEQALDPASEFYMDKLLEYYDDDLQSVLENHIEIVRLIADENKRQAIETFEPKDKKNQDETELTGDVNYSKIAVYGESDPRAFDYSGAFCNANRGIFSGEELLKLQREFLYDFLHATQEQTIKPKNNPRIDIDQVIVGRTNMPEYRDKKGDEKMEAFNDRTKRIDFPYVLQYEEEAKIYRKMLKNADVPDMHVEPHTLEMAGLFGVLTRIEEPDGGTVSVVQKAKAYNGEIDEAEDIDVKKLRDEAENVADIGEGMDGVSPRFIGDEIAEALMDSMHRNRMFLSPLTTFNHLEENLENHGSIPAENFETYYRYLEVVREEYKERAIEDVRHALAYDLDEIQRQGEKYMDHVMAYIDDDTVEDEITGREQEPDEKFLRDVEEKLNVPEDRKDDFRQEVSNWVSRRAREGDTFNPQDNDRLRRALERKLWEDKKHNINFSALVSSGDLDDEERNAWVDALEEQGYSTEGAKEVLEFAGAEVAKAEMEGEE